In one window of Patescibacteria group bacterium DNA:
- a CDS encoding glycoside hydrolase family 5 protein, translating to MKIKIIFLSLIILLLPTLRVHAGDLGTRLSGRILIQTERSGEAWYVDPVLKKRFYMGQPADAFAIMRNFGLGVKNTDLNRIAKSDASSGDTNLAKRLAGRILLQVESRGEAWYVNPLDNKRYFLGSPTDSYKLMQKLGLGVTDANIDLIEVGNLAYIIAGLQNGTDISRGFNVDARLSEGDFQDLAKTGANLVRINFAFAPLISKQAPYNYNEESFQYLDEVVFWGEKYGLKIIIDPHTYPGTANDTHMRHDDSFWQDYKYQDLLVGLWKKIALRYHGKGEAIAGYSLLNEPFLPNNGAVGTPADYNGLLRRLIKEIRSVDQKHAIIISSPEIMPKGETNEEKRIRRIDGISYLEKPVDNNLLYDVHMYEPFFFTHQIGDKPTMYPGLIEGEVWDEIRMEKYLAPIMNFSNKYKVRIMMGEFSTVRSLGDSGNNYIHDVIELCEKYKWSWAYHVFRSSPMWDAEMSNYDANQYERNDNTPRMELLRTYFKRNK from the coding sequence ATGAAAATCAAAATTATATTTCTCTCATTAATTATTCTTCTTTTGCCAACTCTGCGAGTCCATGCTGGCGACCTGGGAACTAGGTTGTCTGGACGTATTTTGATTCAGACTGAGCGTAGTGGTGAGGCCTGGTATGTTGATCCTGTTTTGAAAAAAAGATTTTATATGGGGCAGCCGGCAGATGCGTTTGCGATTATGCGCAACTTTGGCCTGGGGGTGAAAAATACTGACTTGAATCGAATTGCCAAAAGTGATGCCAGTAGCGGTGATACGAACCTTGCCAAGCGTCTAGCGGGACGAATTTTATTGCAAGTTGAGAGTCGGGGTGAGGCCTGGTATGTGAATCCGCTAGATAATAAGCGGTATTTTTTAGGCTCGCCGACTGATTCTTATAAATTAATGCAAAAACTTGGCCTAGGTGTTACTGATGCTAATATTGATTTGATTGAGGTTGGCAACTTAGCCTATATCATTGCAGGTTTGCAGAACGGTACTGATATTTCGCGCGGGTTCAATGTTGACGCTCGTTTGAGCGAAGGTGATTTTCAGGATTTGGCTAAAACGGGTGCGAACTTGGTCAGAATAAATTTTGCCTTTGCGCCTTTGATCTCTAAGCAAGCACCGTATAATTATAATGAGGAAAGCTTTCAATATTTAGATGAGGTTGTTTTTTGGGGTGAAAAATATGGCTTAAAAATAATTATTGATCCGCATACTTATCCGGGCACTGCCAATGATACGCACATGCGCCATGATGATTCTTTTTGGCAGGATTATAAATATCAAGACTTGTTAGTTGGCTTGTGGAAAAAAATCGCCCTCAGGTATCATGGCAAGGGCGAGGCGATTGCCGGCTATAGCCTACTAAATGAGCCATTTTTGCCAAATAATGGCGCCGTAGGCACGCCCGCAGACTATAATGGTCTACTTAGGCGTCTTATTAAAGAAATTAGAAGCGTTGACCAAAAACACGCCATTATTATCTCTTCTCCAGAAATAATGCCCAAGGGTGAAACTAATGAGGAAAAACGCATTCGTCGAATTGATGGCATCAGCTACCTGGAAAAACCAGTTGATAATAATTTGCTTTACGATGTTCATATGTATGAGCCATTTTTCTTTACTCATCAAATAGGGGATAAGCCTACGATGTATCCAGGGCTGATTGAGGGAGAGGTTTGGGATGAGATCAGGATGGAAAAATATTTAGCACCGATTATGAATTTTTCTAATAAGTACAAGGTCAGGATAATGATGGGTGAATTTTCCACTGTCCGCTCCCTGGGAGATAGTGGTAATAATTATATTCATGACGTTATTGAATTGTGCGAGAAGTATAAATGGAGTTGGGCCTATCATGTCTTTCGTTCTTCGCCAATGTGGGACGCGGAAATGTCTAATTATGACGCTAATCAATATGAAAGAAATGATAATACACCACGCATGGAGCTGTTAAGAACTTATTTTAAAAGGAATAAATAG
- a CDS encoding HU family DNA-binding protein — MAKMTKSQMLAALVETTGLAKKDVTSLVENLTELAYKEVKKNGEFSIHGIGKLVKMKRAARMGRNPATGETIKIPAKTVVKFRVAKAAKDAVL; from the coding sequence ATGGCAAAAATGACAAAGTCACAAATGCTAGCAGCCTTAGTTGAAACTACAGGTTTAGCAAAAAAAGATGTAACTAGCTTGGTTGAAAACTTGACCGAATTGGCTTACAAAGAAGTTAAGAAAAACGGTGAATTCTCAATTCATGGCATCGGCAAATTGGTAAAAATGAAACGCGCTGCTAGAATGGGACGAAACCCTGCTACAGGCGAAACAATCAAAATCCCTGCAAAGACTGTTGTTAAATTCAGAGTTGCAAAAGCAGCTAAAGACGCAGTACTTTAG
- a CDS encoding helix-turn-helix domain-containing protein, with the protein MTKNILDTILSDDEPVKKTSFVIDKKVEPEIKKENVEEIKTPKVDFTLPKTEELSTLEQTAPVVVAPPIKSNRIGKIYKKHKPTQTEKTRTLTEEKVSKKRKREDETSVEISLPSEPLWLSVSEAAKIGGVEQKTIRRAIQSEKVKFKIINDRYLIEFSSMVKYLYSNTKLRNKFLSFGVGQYIDRWI; encoded by the coding sequence ATGACAAAAAACATTCTTGATACAATTTTAAGCGACGATGAACCAGTTAAAAAAACTAGTTTTGTCATAGACAAAAAAGTTGAACCGGAAATAAAAAAAGAAAACGTCGAAGAAATAAAAACTCCGAAGGTAGATTTTACTTTGCCAAAAACTGAAGAGTTATCAACACTCGAGCAAACTGCTCCAGTCGTGGTAGCCCCACCTATCAAGAGCAATCGAATTGGAAAAATTTACAAAAAACATAAACCAACGCAAACCGAAAAGACACGCACTTTGACGGAAGAAAAAGTCAGCAAAAAAAGAAAACGCGAAGATGAAACCAGTGTCGAAATATCACTCCCTTCAGAACCTCTCTGGCTCTCCGTTTCCGAGGCAGCCAAGATCGGCGGTGTCGAGCAAAAAACCATCCGTCGTGCCATCCAATCTGAAAAAGTAAAATTTAAAATCATCAATGATCGTTATCTTATCGAATTTTCGTCCATGGTCAAATATTTGTATTCCAATACGAAATTGAGAAATAAGTTTCTTAGTTTTGGCGTTGGACAATATATTGATCGATGGATATAG